CGTCACCTTGAGGCGCTGCAAGCGCACGTTGAAGGAGTCGCTCACAAACGGCGTGTTCACCAGCGTCATTATCACCGGCGAAAACACGTACTGGTGAAACGCCGACCGCTGCCAGATGTAGTCCAGCGCAAACTCGAAGTTGGAACGCGTGTATTCGGGCCGGTCCACGTAGGTTTCCGACAGCGTGAAGCGCGTTTTGGGGTTGTATTCGGTCAGGAAGTGGTTGGTGCGGAAGGGCACCAGAAACTGCGGCAAAATGAGCGAGGCCGTGGCGCCCAGCTGCCGCGTAAACACCGACTGCGGCGCCGTGCCGCTGCCTTCGGCAATACGCACCAGCTGGCCTTCCAGGCCCGCGCGCACGCCAAATTCCAGCACCTCGGCCCCGCCAAACGGATTGCGGGTTTTCAGGCGCACATTCAGGAAGGGACCCGTTTTATTGGCCACGAAAGTGGCCCCAAACTCGTCGTTGATGGCGTATTTGGGCGCCGGCGAGGCATTTATCACCGCCACCAGTTCGCCGGTGCTGGGGTGCAGGCCGGCGCTGTCGGCGGCGGGCGGGTCGGCCACTTTGCGGTAGTTCACCGTGCTGAAGCGGAACATGTCCAGGTTGGAGAGCAGGCGCTGGGTTTGCTGGGTGCGCAGCAGGCTGTAGTTCTGGCCGGGCCGCACCAGCACCTTGCGGGCCAGCAGGCTGGTGCTGAACTGCTGTTCGTAGGCCGCAAAGCGGATGGAGTCGGTCACGGTGGTGTCGGTGCGCAGGCCCAGGCTGGGGCGCACGCGCAGGGCACCCACGGTGCCGGCCCGGCGCAGGGTGTCGCCGGTGGCGTTGCGCAGGGTGCGGCCCACGCCGGCATCGGTCACGAAGCGCACCTGCCGCACCCGGTACACGCGGTGGCCCTGGCCGGGGCCGGGATTGGCAATGAGCGTGCGCAGGCGCACCGTGAACTTCTCGTAGCTCGTGTCGGCTTCTAGGGTGATGTATTGCTGGCGGAAATCAAAGTAGCCGGCATTTTTGAGCAGGGTTTCGAGCCGGGTGCGCTCCAGGCCAATCTGCTCCTCGTTGAACCGCTCGTTTTCGTGCAGCAGCGTGGCGCCCTGGCCCTGGCGCACCACGGCCGCCACGCCCGAATCGGGAATGCTGGGCGGCTGCAGGCGGTAGAGGAACGGCTGGTTTTCGGTGATGTTGTACGTCACCGTGACCCGCCGGTAACGCTTGCGGGCGTCCAGCGAGTCAGAATTGCCCTTGTGAAACACGCCCAACGCGCGCAGCAGTATGCCGCGCTGGTAGCGGGCCGTGTCGGTGGCCGTGACTTTGGCCCGGAAAAAGCCCTGCGAGTGCAGAAACGTGGTCATCTGCTCCACGCTGCGGCGGGTCAGGGCCGTGTCGTACACCACGGGCGCCTCGCCCAGGCGCATGATGGCGTTGCCCTTGTCGAGCGCCAATTGCTTGCGGTTCACCTTGCGTTCGCGGCGGGCCAGCAGCTTGCCCAGCTCGGCCGAGTCGGTGCCGGCGGCTTTCATGCGGGCCGCGTAAGTGGTCTGAATCTCGTGCAGCTTGTTTTTAATGCGTACCGAGTCGTAGAAGTTGTAGCCCAGCTGGTAGATGGCCAGCTTGGGCGGAAACCGGGTGTTGGGTTTTTGCTGGGCCAGGGACTTCAGCCGTTCTTTGTCGGCCTGCTCCACGCCTTTCACCTCCACGCGGCTCAGCAGGCGCTGGCCCGGCCGCAACAACTTAAATGGCGAACAGGCCACCAGTAGGGCCAGCAGCAACGGCCCCAGTCTGCGCCCGGCCCGTAGCTTTGAAGAATAGGTCGACAACAATGGTTTCAAAAGCACTAGGCAAATACGTGCAGTCGCTGCACCAAAAAAAGTACCGGCAACGCCACGGCGCGTTTCTGGTGGAAGGAGGCAAAAGCGTGTTGGAGCTGCTAAGTTCCGACCTGGAAACTGAACACTTGCTGGCCACCGCCGAATTTGCCTCCCAAAACCGTGCCCTGCTGCCGGCCCGGCTGCTCACCGTGGTGAGCGAAAACGAGCTTACCCAGCTCGGTACGCTGGCCAACAACACCACCGCCCTGGCCGTGGCCCGCCTGCCGGCGGAGGCACCGCTGCCTCCAACGCTGCCCGCGGACGCTTTGTTGCTGGCCCTCGACGAAGTGCGCGACCCCGGCAACCTCGGCACCTTGCTGCGCCTGGCCGACTGGTACGGCCTGCCGGGCGTGGTGCTCAGCCCCGGCTGCGCCGACGCCTACGCCCCCAAAACCGTGGCCGCCACCATGGGCGCCTTTGCCCGCGTGCCCGTGTGGGAGCGCGACCTGGCCGCCTGGCTGCCCACGCTGCCGCCCGAAGTCGGCATCTTCGGCGCCGACCTGGCCGGCGACAACGTGCACCGCCTCGCCCTACAGCCCGCCGGCGTACTCGTGATGGGCTCCGAGTCGCACGGCCTTACGCCAAGCGTGGCGGCGGCCCTCACGCGCCGCCTGCACATCCCACGCGGCGCCGGCGGGCAGGCCGAAAGCCTCAACGTGGCCATTTCGGCTGCCATTCTGCTCGATAATTTTTTTCGGGGCGAATAGGGTTTAACGCTGGTCATCCAGAGCGCAGCGAAGAAATTTATCCGGTCAAAGTTGCTCATGGACAAATTTGAAGGGGACCTTCGCCGCATTCAGAATGACCGTAAAAAAGCGCCTCCGATAATTAATCAGAGGCGCTTTCAAAGAATCAGCCAAGGCGTTGACTAGAAGCCCAGCACGTTCAGGCCCACGGTGAGCAGATGCGTTTTGGGCCCCTGGCCTTCCTTAAACAGCTCGTTCATGTTGTACTTGGCGAAGAGCTGCAGGGCGTGGAAGCCGATTTCGCCCTGCAAGCCGTACGTCCAGGGAGTGAGGTTGAGGGTGCCGCTGATTTTGTCCTCGCTGTTGTAGTCGGTGCCGGCCAAGCGGTATTCGGTTTTGATGTTGCTGGTGAGGCGGGTGCCGCCGAAACCGCCAATGCCGGCCGAAAGCGTGGTTCTGTCTTCTTTGTTCTTCAGCTTCAGCCGCAGCATCACGGGCAGGTTCAGGGTGCCCACGTAAAGGGTGGCCTGTTGAATCTGCTTGGCATCGGGCGCCGTTTCCACGAAGGTGCGGTTGCCGTTCTGCACCCACTGGTCGTTGCCCGTCAGCCGGATGTAGTTCCCACTGAACTCGGGCCCGATGGTAAAGGCCAGCTTCGATTTCTTAGTGTAGTGCAGCGGCTGCACGTAAAAGAGGCCAAAGTTGATGTAAGTAGAGCGCCAGTTGTTGTAGGAAGGCACTTGCAGGCTGGCCGTCGAAGATGAGTTAACCAAAGTGGTCAGGCCGATGTCGAAGCCCAACTCCACGCTGGCGCTGCGGCGGCGCTTTTCCCGCTTCAGCGAATCTTCCCGGGCGTTGGCCGTCGCATTACCGTCGGTACCGATGCTGAAGGAATTATGGCCGTCGCCGTCCTTGGTGGTAACGATGCCGAACTTCTTGTTCAGGAAAACCTGAGTTTTGGTGGGGCCTTTCTCGCCGTCGGTGCCGGGTTTGTGCGCCGTGATGCGGATTTCTTCGGGCAGGTTCTGGCCGGGCTGGTCCTTATCGGGGTAGAAGCGCATCGTCACCTGGTTGGTGGTGCCGGCCTTGGCCGCCGCCTCAGCCTGGGTGATGTACGTGGCCAGGCGGGTCGTGAGCGAGTCGAGGTGGTAGTTTTTGAGCTGGCGCAGCTGGGCCGCGTCGCGCACCGTCAGGGTGAGAGTGGCCCGGTTGGGCAGGCGCATCACAATGGTGTCCTGCACCGTGGCGGGGGCCACCAGGCGGGCGGCACGGGCCTCGTTCAGGCCCGCCGCGAGGGCAGAAAGCAGCAGAAAAGAGGGGAGAAAAGCGCGTTGCATGATTTCCGAAAGAGAAGAGGTGGATTACAATTGAATGGATTTGCTGACGGTGCGGCCCGCCACGGTGGCCCGAACGGTCACGTTGTCGGGCAGGCCGGCCACTTCGGCCAGGCTCACCCGCTCGCCCCGCACCAGGTGGCCGGCCTGTTGCAGCAGGCGGCCGCCCAGGCGGCGCCGCTCGCCGGCTACCTCGCTCGAAGCCACGGCCGAGGTGGTGACCTGGGCCAGTCGCGACGCCGGTGCGGAGCCGGTGCGCACGTCCACCGTTATCAGCTCGGTGGCGCCCACGGGGACGATTTCCGGCGTGGCAGTGGGGGTGGTTTGCGCGGCCACTACCGGGGCCGTTGCCGGGGCGTTGCCCAACTCGTCAGCTGGGGTGGCCGGGGCCGGCTGGGGAGCGGGGCGGGTAGCTGCGCGGGCCACGAGGGGGGCTTGTTCGGTGGCTGCGTCCAGCCGTCGGGCAGTGCCTTTCAGGTGGCGGGGCAGCTGCTCGGAAGCTGGCTGGCCGGCCTTTGATGCGGTAGATGCGATGTCGGAAGAGCGGGTTGCCCGGAGGGTTGCATTTTTCTGCGCGGATTCAGCTAAAATGTTTTTCGACGTTTCAGCCGGCGTCGTGGCAGCAATGGAAGCGGCATTTTTGCCCGTTTCTGCCACGCCTGCGCCCTGCGGCAAGCCTGCCGTAGCAGCCTGTACTTGGGGAGAAGCTACCGACCCGGTCGATTGCTGCGACGCAATGGTGCCGGTTTTCGTGCTGCCTGCGGGCGAACCCAGCCACAGCTTCGTGCCCCCGGCTACTAGCAGCAGCGCCAGCGCGGCGGCAATGGCCATGGGCCACCACGCGGCGGCGCGGCGCTTGCGGGGCCGCAGGTGCTCGTCTTCGAGGCGCTCCCACAGCTCCCGCCGGGGCGGGGTGGCGTGGGCGCTCAGCCGTTGCTGAAACAGCTGGTCGAGGCGTGCGTCGGGTGCCGGGGCGGCGGGTTCGGCGGGTTCGGCGGGGGCAGCGGCCTGCAGGCGGGACCACAGGTCGTCGGCCGGCGGCGTGGCGTGGCCGTCGAGCTTCTCGCGGAATAAGTCGTCGATATCTTCGGGAAACATAGGTCGGTCTAATTACTGGCGATGGCAGAAAACTGAACCCGCCGCTGCAGCATGGCGCGGGCCTTGCTCAGCTGCGATTTGCTGGTGCCTTCGCTGATGCCCAGCAGCTCGGCAATCTCCTGGTGGCCGTAGCCTTCCAGGGCGTACAGGTTGAACACGGTGCGGTAGCCCGTGGGCAGGGTGGTGAGCAGCTCCATCAGGTCCTCGGCCTGCAGCTGCGTGTCGGCGGTAGCGGCGGTGGTGGCCAGGTTTTCGGGTTGGGCAAAATCCTCGAATGACACCGTCATCATCTCGCGCTGGCGCAGCTGCATCAGCGCCTCGTTTACCATGATGCGGCGCACCCAGCCCTCAAAGCTGCCCTCGAACCGGTAGGTGGGCAGGGCCCGAAACATCTTGGCAAAACCGAGGATGAGGGCTTCCTCGGCGTCTTCGCGGCGCTTGAGGTAGCGGCGGCACACGGTGAGCATGAGGCCGGCCAGCCGGTCGTAGAGCTGGCGCTGGGCCCGGTGCTCGCCGCGCACGCAGGCAGCGATGAGTTCGGCTTCGTTCACGGTAAGGGTGGGCAAAACGCAGAAAGGATGGTGAGTTAGGGCGGCAGATGCCGAAAGGCGGGCCAGGGTTGCCCGGCTCGGTAAAAATATTGTGCCCGCTCCGGCCGCACCGCTACAGGTCGCCCAGGCGCCGGCCCTGCTGCCGGCCCAGGCGCGGGTGCTTGGCCTGGCCCACCACCTGCGCGGCATAAATGCCGTGATGGCCCGAAAGCAGGTAAGCCACCACGCAGCTGATGCCCAGGTATACGCCCGCCTTCGCCCCGAACAGCTCCAGCCCCATGAGGGTGCAGGCCAGCGGGGTATTGGCCGCGCCCGCAAACACGCCCACAAAACCCATGGCCGCCAACAGTGCCACCGGCAGCGGCAGCACCACGGCCAGCGCGCTGCCCAGCGCCGCGCCAATGAAAAACAGCGGCGTCACCTCGCCGCCCTTGAAGCCGCAGCCCAGCGTGAGGGCGGTCAGGGCCAGCTTCAGGGCCCAATCGGTCGGCGGCAGAGGATGTTGGAACGCCTCTACGATAACCGGAATGCCCAGACCGCTGAAGCGGCCCGTGCCCAGGCCCCACATCAGCAGCCCCACCATGGCGCCGCCCACCACGGGCCGCAGCGGCGGAAAAGGGATTGCCGAAAACCAGTGGCCCACCGCGTGCGTGAGGACGGCAAACAGCCGCGCCACCAGGCCGCACAACGCGCCCACCAGCAGCGCGCTGCCCAGCCCCAGCGGCGTGAGCGCCAAGGCCGGCAATTCGGGGTAGGGCGTATGGCCCACGCCCCAGGCCCGCGTCACGGCATCGGCCACCACGGCTGCCAGAAAGCTTGGCAGCAGCGCCTCGTACCGAATGGAGCCCAGCAAAAAAACTTCGAGCCCAAACACCGCGCCCGCCAGCGGTGTGCCAAATACCGACGCAAAGCCGGCGCTCATGCCCGCCACCAGCAGCAGGCGCCGGTCGCGTGGGCGCAGCCAGCGGCCCAGCTGGTCGGCCAGGGTGCCGCCCATCTGCACGGCCGTGCCCTCGCGGCCCGCCGAGCCGCCCACCAGGTGGGTGAGCAGCGTGCCACCCAGCACCAGCGGCACCATGCGCAGCGGCAGCGTCTGGCTGGGCCGATGAATCTCATCCAGAATAAGATTGTTGCCGCGCACTGCCCGGTCACCATAATAATGGTATGCCAGCCCAATTGCCAGGCCGGCCACGGGCAGCAGTGCCAGCATCCAGGCGTGGGCCTCGCGCCAGCGCGTCACCCAGTCCAGCGCCACCAGAAAGCCGGCCGAAGCCGTGCCTGCCAGGGCGCCCACCACCGCACTAATCAGCAGCCAACGCAGCAACAAAAGGGCGGCCGAAGCGGTGCCGTGCGAACGTACCCGGGCGGATACGAAATGAGGGAGGGAAAAGCGAATCGGCACGGAGCGAACGAAAAGATGAGCTGGTCGGCGCGGCCTGCGGGGCCGTCCGTTCGGTAGGAATCATCAGCGCGGAGCGGGGGCTCCGGCGGTTCGCGGTGGAAATCCATCACCGTTGGCAGGCGCGGCAAATATAGCGCAAAGCGGGTTTTGGGCTTTGGGCAGCGATATTTCCGGCCCCGCCTTCGGTTATTTGCACGGCCATCGCCTGTTGGCTCATTCTTGTTTTTTCATGGAACTGCTCACGGTCACCAACATCAGCCTGACGGAACAGGGAAATGAAGTGTTGCGCCACATCACTTTCTCGCTGGCGTCTCACCGCAAGCTGGCCCTGGCCGGCGAATCCGGCACCGGCAAAAGCACTTTGCTGCAAATCATCGCCGGCCTCACGCAGCCCAGCACCGGCGAAGTGCGCGTGCAGGGCGAGCGGGTGCGCGGGCCCGTCGAAACGCTGGTACCGGGGCACCCCGGCGTGGCGTATCTGTCGCAAAAATCTGACCTGCCGCACTCGTTGCGCGTGGAGCAGGTGCTGCGCTACGCCAACAAGCAGCCGGCCGCCGAAGCGCAGGCCCTGTTTGCCCTGTGCCGCATCGACCATCTGCTGGCGCGCCGCACCGACCAACTCTCGGGCGGCGAGCAGCAGCGCGTGGCCCTGGCCCGCCTGCTGCTGGGGGCGCCGCGGCTGCTGCTGCTCGATGAGCCTTTCTCCAACCTCGACCGGGTGCATAAGCGCACACTGCAGGGCATCATCGAGGAACTGGGGCCGCGCCTGGGCATTACCTGCCTGCTGGTGTCGCACGACGCGGCCGACACCCTGCCGTGGGCCGATGAAATACTGGTGCTGCAGCGCGGCGAAATCGTTCAGCGCGGCATGCCGGCAGAAGTGTATCACCGGCCCGTGAATGAATACACGGCGGCGCTTTTTGGTGATTACAACCTGCTGCGCGGAGCGGCCCGGCAGGCGCTCAGCCCGGCTCTGAAATCACGCCGAAGCTCAACTCACAAAGCGTTGCTGGTGCGGCCCGAAAGTTTTGTTCTCTCCTGCGAACCCGGCGTGGGCCTAGCGGGCGTGGTGCGGGCGGTGCGGTTTTACGGCAGCTACTATGAGGTGGAAGTAGCACTGGCAGAGGATTCGGTGCGCGTGCGCCAGCGCCAGGCCAACGTGTCGCCCGGCGATGAAGTCAGCCTCTCGTTGTTGGAAGGCAGCGGATGGCCTATTGGCTAGCCTGGTTTTAGAGCAAACGAAGTGCTGCAACAGCTTTCAGCAACTGTGCCGCCGGCTCAACAGCCTTGCGCGGGGCGGTTCTGTATACAACAGCTTTGGTTTGCACCAAAAAGCAAAAGCACCAACCCGATGAGGCGCTGGTGCTTTTCTTTCTAAACTGTAAGGGGGCGAAGTTGCCAGTTTGTGCTTTTAATACTGCCCGATGGACAGCAGCACCAGCGTGCAGGCCTCTTCGGTCTGGATGCCCCGCTGCTGGGCCAGGCGTTCCAGCTCGGGGTTTTCGGTGCCGGGGTTGAAGAGGATGCGTTTGGGCTGCAGGTCGAGGATGTAGTCGTACCAAGCAGGCTGGTTTTGCGGGCCCACGTAGAGCGTCACGGTGTCGATGTCTTTTTCCTGCGGGCGGTCGGTGTGAATGGTCAAGCCGGCCACTTCGCCTTTGCGAATGCCAACCGGCACCACTTCGTGGCCGTGTTGCTTGAGCATGTGCATGGCCCGAAACGAATAGCGCTGCGGGTTGTCGGAAGCGCCGAGAACGAGGGTCTTTTTCATGGATGAAAAGATGCTGGATGAAGAAATGTCACCGGGCCGTTTTACGCTTCACTATAAACAGCAAGGACGCCAAGCCAGGTGAGTGTCCGGTGCCCGGGCTCCCGAAAGGCGGCCCGGGCTCGGCTAATACCTTCTACGACAAAACTGCCAAAACCGCTTCGGCGCACCGCTCGCCGTCCATGGCCGCCGATACAATGCCGCCCGCGTAGCCTGCGCCCTCGCCGCACGGGAATAGTCCCGCCACCTCCGGGTGCTGCAGCGTGGCCGGGTCGCGCGGAATGCGAATGGGAGCGGAGGTGCGGCTTTCCACGCCCACAATCTGCGCGGCGTTGGTGGCGTAGCCCGGAATTTTGCGGCCGAAGTCCTGAAAGCCCTGGCGCAGGCGTTCGGCTAGGTTGGGGCCCAGCACGTCGTCCATGCGCACCGAGACGAGGCCGGGCTGGTACGACGTTTCGAGCAGGCTGCCCGATGTTTTCCGCTTGAGGAAGTCGCCCAGCAGCTGGGCTGGGGCCTGCTGCGTGCCGCCGGCCGCTGCGCACGCCCGTTGCTCCAGCGCCTGCTGAAAGCGCAGGCCCGCCAGCGGGCCGTGCTGGCGCAGGTCGAGGTCGGCCAGCTCCACCGCGGCCACAATGCCGGAGTTGGCAAAGCGGGAGTCGCGGCGGCTCGGCGACATGCCGTTCACCACCACTTCGCCCTGGGCCGTGGCCGCCGGCACAATGAACCCGCCCGGGCACATGCAGAACGAAAACACGCCGCGCTGCTCGCCCTTCACCTCGGTTTGGTGCACCAAAGAGTACGACGCGGCCGGCAGCAGGCCGCGGTCGGTGCGGCGGTACTGGGCCTGGTCTATCAGCGCTTGGGGGTGCTCCACGCGCACGCCCATGGCAAAGGGTTTGGCTTCGATGAGCACGCCTCGTTGGTGCAGCAGCTCGTAGATGTCGCGGGCCGAGTGGCCCGTGGCCAGAATGGTGGCTTCCGCTTCCAGGTTTTCGCCCGAGGCCGCGACGACGCCGCGCAGCCGATTGCGGTCGAGCAGCAGGTCGGTCACGCGCGTTTCGAAGCGCACTTCGCCGCCGGCCTCGATAATGGCTTCGCGCAGGGCCTGCACCACGGCCGGCAGTTTGTTGGTGCCGATGTGCGGGTGGGCATCTACCAAAATGTCGGGCGTGGCGCCGTGCTGCACCAAGCGCCGCAGCACGCGGCCCACGTCGCCGCGCTTGGTGGCGCGCGTGTACAGCTTACCATCGGAGTAAGTGCCGGCGCCGCCTTCGCCAAAACAATAATTGGAATCCGGATTTACCAGCTGCTCCTTGTTGATGGCCGCCAGGTCGCGGCGCCGCGTGCGCACGTCGAGGCCGCGCTCCAGCACGATGGGCTTCAAGCCCAACTCCAAGCAGCGCAGTGCTGCGAACAACCCTGCCGGCCCCGCGCCTACTATTAAAACTCGCGGCGAATTGGTTATAACATTTGGATAAAAAAACCACGGGCCGAACAAATCCTTAGGCGGAGTATTTGTGTAAACGTCAGCGCGCAGCCTGACTTGTGCCTGGCGTCCTCGTGCATCAATGGAACGCCGTTTTAGGTGCACAAAATCAGCTTCGCCAGTTTGCAAGCCCGCGTGGTTCAGAATAGCTTCGTAACGGGCAAACTCATCAAATGCTACCTCAGGGTTGAGTAATAGCTCGACTTCTTTCTTTGACATTTGTATAAGAAAGGTATTTATCCTTTTGAGTAATAATTGGTTGGCCAAAGCCGATGCAAAGGTACACACCATTGCAAGGCAGGCTTGACTTTGTAGCCCGCCGGCCAAAATGGGCGTCATTAACATGCTGAGAGGCGTTTCATTCCAACTGCTTTAAAAACCCAATGCGAAGCATGTTTTGCTATGGACTTTCGTTAGTTTGCCGCATGGCTGAATCAACTCGTGCTTCCACGGCTTTGCGCTTTCGCTCCATTATTAGTGGCTCCATCGGCAACCTGGTTGAGTGGTACGACTGGTATGCTTACTCCGCGTTCGCCCTCTACTTCGCCCCAATTTTCTTTCCGAACGGCGACGCCACGGCCAAGCTGCTAAACACGGCCGCCATTTTTGCGGTGGGCTTTCTCATGCGCCCCATTGGGGCCTGGCTGCTGGGGGCGTATGCCGACCGGCACGGGCGACGGGCTGCATTGCTCCTGTCGGTGCAGCTCATGGCCGGCGGCTCGCTGCTGATTGCGGCCACGCCCGGCCACGCGCGCATTGGGGTGGCGGCGCCGGCGTTGCTGCTGTTGGCCCGGCTGGTGCAAGGCATTAGCGTGGGCGGCGAATACGGCACCTCGGCCACCTACTTGAGCGAGATGGCCGGGGTGCGGCACCGCGGCTTCTGGTCCAGCTTTCAATACCTCACGCTCATGGGCGGGCAGCTGCTGGCGCTCTTGGTGCAGCTGGGCTTGCAGCAGCTGCTCACCCCGGCCCAGATGGGCGAGTGGGGCTGGCGGGTGCCGTTTGTGATTGGGGCGCTGGCGGCGCTGGGAGCCCTGTACCTGCGCACGCACATGAGCGAAACTGCCGCTTTTGAGCAGCACCGAGAGGCCGCCAGCGCCGGCGAGGCGTCGGGCGCCCGAGCCTCGGTGCCCAGCCAGCTGCGGGTGTTGGCCCAACACCCCAAAGCAGTGCTCACGGTTGTGGGCCTCACGCTCGGCGGCACCCTGGCGTTCTACACCTATACCACTTACGCTCAGAAATTCCTGGTGAATACGTCGGGCTTCAGCAAGGAAGCGGCCACCATGATTTCGTTTGGCGTGATGGCCGTGGCGCTGTTGTTTCAGCCGCTGCTGGGCGCCATTTCCGACAAGGTGGGGCGCCGGCCCGTGCTGCTGATGTTCGGCATCGGGGCCACGCTGGGCACGGTACCGCTGCTGCGCCTGCTGGCCGGCACGCACGATGCCTGGGTGGCCGCGGGCTTGCTCATTTCGGCGCTGTTTGTGGTGAGCGGCTACACGTCCATCAGCGCCGTGGTGAAAGCCGAGCTGTTCCCAACCGAAATCCGCGCCTTGGGCGTGGGGCTGCCGTTTGCGTTGACCGTGGCCATTTTTGGCGGCACCGCCGAATACGTGGCCTTATTTGCCAAGCAGCGCGGGGTAGAGGAGTGGTTTTACTGGTACGTGACGGCCTGCGCGCTGCTGTCGCTGGTGGTGTATTGGCGCATGAGCGAAACCCAGGCCGAAAACGGCCACATGGTGGACTAAGGCCGAGTATAGGCGCTATTCGTCCGCGGCCGGCGGCTGCGCGCTACCGGCAAAACCGTTGGCGAGCTTGCCCAGGTCGACGTGCGAGCGTGCGGTGTTGGTATATACTTCGATTAGCATGGCCGAAAGAGCCTTTGCCACCTCGGGCCCGCCACGGGCCATGGTGCCCGAGATGACGCCGTAGTAAAACGTGGCGAGGGCGTCGCCGTCCCACATGCCGCGCAGGTTGTCGTGAAGCGCGCGCGCCTGTTCGAGGGAGGTGTCGATGATTTTCTGGTCGGATTCGGTCATGGGGCGGTGCGCGGCGCGCAATGGATGCCCTTAGGTACGGGCGGCCCCGCCGCAGGTTGGAGCCAGCCGCCTGGGCAGGCGCCTAAACGCAGCAATGGCCGGCAATGCCCGCAACCGAAGCTTCGGTTGGGCATTGCCGGCCATTTTACCAGAGGCTTAAAAAGCTAGAGCGCGCCTACGCCTTCTTCGAGCACGCTTTCCACCCAGCCTTTGCCCCAGTCTTCGAGCTCCTGGGCGCTCCAGAGTTGGGGGTAGAAAATGCGGCGCTGGAATTTGGGGGGAGGTAGTTGCGCCAGTTGGTGCCGCCGGTGGCGGCCAC
This DNA window, taken from Hymenobacter sp. 5317J-9, encodes the following:
- a CDS encoding MFS transporter; this encodes MAESTRASTALRFRSIISGSIGNLVEWYDWYAYSAFALYFAPIFFPNGDATAKLLNTAAIFAVGFLMRPIGAWLLGAYADRHGRRAALLLSVQLMAGGSLLIAATPGHARIGVAAPALLLLARLVQGISVGGEYGTSATYLSEMAGVRHRGFWSSFQYLTLMGGQLLALLVQLGLQQLLTPAQMGEWGWRVPFVIGALAALGALYLRTHMSETAAFEQHREAASAGEASGARASVPSQLRVLAQHPKAVLTVVGLTLGGTLAFYTYTTYAQKFLVNTSGFSKEAATMISFGVMAVALLFQPLLGAISDKVGRRPVLLMFGIGATLGTVPLLRLLAGTHDAWVAAGLLISALFVVSGYTSISAVVKAELFPTEIRALGVGLPFALTVAIFGGTAEYVALFAKQRGVEEWFYWYVTACALLSLVVYWRMSETQAENGHMVD